In Homo sapiens chromosome 11, GRCh38.p14 Primary Assembly, one DNA window encodes the following:
- the MYEOV gene encoding myeloma-overexpressed gene protein isoform 1 (isoform 1 is encoded by transcript variant 1): MALRICVTYTPALPIGLCTRCCLCLEQSPSWCHCLRGVSFLTFHLHQSVPLGDRDSLLMFTRQAGHFVEGSKAGRSRGRLCLSQALRVAVRGAFVSLWFAAGAGDRERNKGDKGAQTGAGLSQEAEDVDVSRARRVTDAPQGTLCGTGNRNSGSQSARVVGVAHLGEAFRVGVEQAISSCPEEVHGRHGLSMEIMWARMDVALRSPGRGLLAGAGALCMTLAESSCPDYERGRRACLTLHRHPTPHCSTWGLPLRVAGSWLTVVTVEALGGWRMGVRRTGQVGPTMHPPPVSGASPLLLHHLLLLLLIIILTC; encoded by the exons ATGGCCCTCAGAATCTGCGTCACATACACCCCAGCTCTCCCGATAGGTCTCTGCACTCGCTGTTGCCTCTGCCTGGAACAGTCTCCCTCCTGGTGTCATTGTCTCCGTGGTGTGTCCTTCCTGACCTTCCACCTCCACCAG TCTGTCCCCCTTGGGGACAGGGACTCGTTGCTCATGTTCACCCGGCAGGCTGGACACTTCGTGGAGGGCTCCAAAGCCGGCAGATCCCGGGGCCGCCTCTGTCTCTCCCAGGCCCTGCGTGTTGCGGTGAGAGGAGCATTTGTGTCTCTGTGGTTTGCTGCTGGAGCTGGTGACCGGGAGAGAAACAAGGGAGACAAGGGTGCCCAGACAGGTGCGGGGCTCAGCCAGGAGGCAGAAGACGTGGACGTGTCCCGGGCCAGGAGGGTCACAGATGCACCACAAGGCACTCTGTGTGGCACTGGGAACAGGAATTCTGGGAGTCAGTCTGCAAGGGTGGTGGGCGTTGCTCACCTGGGAGAAGCCTTTAGAGTGGGCGTTGAGCAGGCCATTAGCTCGTGCCCTGAGGAGGTGCATGGGCGGCATGGGCTCTCCATGGAAATTATGTGGGCGCGAATGGATGTGGCTCTGCGCTCACCTGGGCGAGGACTTCTGGCCGGTGCCGGGGCACTCTGCATGACCCTGGCAGAATCGAGCTGCCCTGACTATGAAAGGGGAAGAAGAGCATGCCTGACCCTCCACCGGCACCCCACCCCTCACTGCTCCACCTGGGGCCTGCCTCTGCGGGTGGCTGGGTCCTGGCTGACTGTTGTGACTGTTGAGGCCCTGGGGGGGTGGCGCATGGGAGTTAGGAGGACTGGCCAGGTGGGGCCCACTATGCACCCACCCCCAGTGTCAGgtgcttctcctctcctcctccaccacctcctcctcctcctcctcatcatcatcctCACTTGTTGA
- the MYEOV gene encoding myeloma-overexpressed gene protein isoform 2 (isoform 2 is encoded by transcript variant 6), which produces MFTRQAGHFVEGSKAGRSRGRLCLSQALRVAVRGAFVSLWFAAGAGDRERNKGDKGAQTGAGLSQEAEDVDVSRARRVTDAPQGTLCGTGNRNSGSQSARVVGVAHLGEAFRVGVEQAISSCPEEVHGRHGLSMEIMWARMDVALRSPGRGLLAGAGALCMTLAESSCPDYERGRRACLTLHRHPTPHCSTWGLPLRVAGSWLTVVTVEALGGWRMGVRRTGQVGPTMHPPPVSGASPLLLHHLLLLLLIIILTC; this is translated from the coding sequence ATGTTCACCCGGCAGGCTGGACACTTCGTGGAGGGCTCCAAAGCCGGCAGATCCCGGGGCCGCCTCTGTCTCTCCCAGGCCCTGCGTGTTGCGGTGAGAGGAGCATTTGTGTCTCTGTGGTTTGCTGCTGGAGCTGGTGACCGGGAGAGAAACAAGGGAGACAAGGGTGCCCAGACAGGTGCGGGGCTCAGCCAGGAGGCAGAAGACGTGGACGTGTCCCGGGCCAGGAGGGTCACAGATGCACCACAAGGCACTCTGTGTGGCACTGGGAACAGGAATTCTGGGAGTCAGTCTGCAAGGGTGGTGGGCGTTGCTCACCTGGGAGAAGCCTTTAGAGTGGGCGTTGAGCAGGCCATTAGCTCGTGCCCTGAGGAGGTGCATGGGCGGCATGGGCTCTCCATGGAAATTATGTGGGCGCGAATGGATGTGGCTCTGCGCTCACCTGGGCGAGGACTTCTGGCCGGTGCCGGGGCACTCTGCATGACCCTGGCAGAATCGAGCTGCCCTGACTATGAAAGGGGAAGAAGAGCATGCCTGACCCTCCACCGGCACCCCACCCCTCACTGCTCCACCTGGGGCCTGCCTCTGCGGGTGGCTGGGTCCTGGCTGACTGTTGTGACTGTTGAGGCCCTGGGGGGGTGGCGCATGGGAGTTAGGAGGACTGGCCAGGTGGGGCCCACTATGCACCCACCCCCAGTGTCAGgtgcttctcctctcctcctccaccacctcctcctcctcctcctcatcatcatcctCACTTGTTGA